In Erpetoichthys calabaricus chromosome 6, fErpCal1.3, whole genome shotgun sequence, one genomic interval encodes:
- the otulina gene encoding OTU deubiquitinase with linear linkage specificity a, with translation MRSSAWRVMSWVQAISSSGEDVFDEYMDDMQPQQNEWRCNMEKRVKDGYRDGIEAGKESALQNGFNQGYVAGATSMKTIGELKGILSALLTWCQMQKMDSRIIDDLKQLLQTAADQEAVLLERLRISQQETNVSEVTDDIELLELNAVVQETSCGGCGNSVEDPCSKLDNEFDKEHRKKQDLFSKSVECWTFHKVSDSENEHVANLLIQSFELASALNLPAELLQHIKYLGTIQVNVK, from the exons ATGAGAAGTTCGGCTTGGAGGGTCATGTCGTGGGTGCAAGCGATATCGTCGTCTGGGGAGGATGTTTTTGATGAATATATGGATGATATGCAGCCCCAGCAGAACGAATGGCGGTGTAATATGGAAAAACGTGTTAAG gatggttATCGGGATGGAATTGAAGCAGGTAAAGAATCTGCACTTCAGAATGGATTTAATCAAGGGTATGTAGCTGGTGCTACTAGCATGAAGACCATTGGAGAGTTGAAGGGGATTTTAAG TGCTTTACTGACATGGTGCCAAATGCAGAAAATGGATTCCAGGATCATTGATGATTTGAAGCAGCTTCTTCAGACAGCTGCTGACCAAGAGGCAGTGCTTCTTGAGAGACTAAGGATTTCTCAACAGGAAACAAATGTCAGTGAAGTTACAGATGATATTGAGCTCCTGGAACTAAATGCTGTTGTACAGGAAACCAGCTGTGGAGGCTGTGGTAATTCTGTAGAGGATCCATGCAGTAAACTTGATAATGAATTTGACAAAGAACATCgtaaaaaacaagatctattttCCAAATCAGTTGAATGTTGGACATTTCACAAAGTATCAGATTCTGAAAATGAGCATgtagcaaatcttttaattcagaGTTTTGAACTAGCCAGTGCATTAAATCTTCCAGCAGAGCTGCTACAGCATATTAAATATCTTGGGACAATTCAGGTAAATGTGAAATAA